The window TATCTCGTGCCGTATGACGGCGATGCGAATTATCTGCCGACCACAGGCTATCCGCTCAAGGGCATGTACGAGAAGCTGGGTACGTTGCAGGCAGCAGAAGTCGTGGTGGTGTTGGATTCCTGCTTTTCCGGCGCGGGCGGGCGGAGCGTGCTGGCCAAGGGTGCAAGACCTTTGGTCTTTATGAAAGAAGGCCCAGCTCTTGCGCCCAACATGGCAGTGTTGGCCGCTACGCAGGGAGCGCAGATCAGCACGTCGTCCTCAGAGAAGAGGCATGGCGTGCTGACCTACTATTTTTTGAAGGCTATCAAGGACGGGAAGAAAGATCTTTCTGAAATTTATAGCGTAATTAAGCCGCTGGTCGAGGACGAAGCCAAGCTTCTGAATGTGGCGCAGACCCCCAGCTTGACTCCCGATTCTGAGAAGTTGCAAGGCAAGTTTCGTCTGCGGAAGTGACATCATTTCGGAGGCTCGCGGGTGCTGGAGACCTCATGCCCATAATGTGTTGTTGTGAGGGCGCGGCTGTCAGGACTTGATTGTTTCTATCCGGGTGCCGAGCGCAACGCCACTGTTCTGCCAAGTCCGCTCTGGCGGCTGCTTGACAGGGCCGGTACTATTCCACAGAATCCTCTGCGCCGTGAACGGACACCAATCCAAAGACTTTACAAGTTAGGGAGAGCTGAAAAGATGAAAAGCGAGATTTTATATCCAGGGGCCTTTCCGATGGTGCGAGTGGAATTGACGGCGGGCGAGCATATCAAGGCCGAGTCCGGCGCGATGGTGGCCTGTTCCCCGACCATCGACATCGAGAGCAAGATGGAAGGCGGCTTTCTCGGAGCCCTGTCGCGAAAGTTCCTGACGGGCGAGAAATTTTTCTTTCAGACCCTGCGCGCCAGCCGGGGACCTGGCGAAGCGTTACTGGCCCCGACGGTGCCGGGCGAAATCGTCATCCTGGAACTCGATGGGGTGAACGAGTACATGGTTCAAAAAGATGGTTTCCTCGCTGGTGCTGACGGGATCGTCATCGAAAGCAAAATGCAGAGCCTGAGCCGTGGATTACTGGGTGGCGAGGGGTTCTTCATCCTGAAGATCAGCGGCAAGGGGACGCTCGTCCTGAACAGCTTCGGGGCCATTCATAAAATCGAGTTGAAGCCGGATCAGGAATACATCGTGGACAATAGCCACCTGGTGGCCTGGTCCTCCACGACTTCGTACAACATCGAAAAGGCCACCTCCGGCTGGATTGCCAGCGTGACTTCTGGCGAAGGATTTGTCTGCCGGTTCCGCGGGCCTGGTCTCGTGTACATCCAAAGCAGAAACCCGGGAAGTTTTGGGGCGTGGATCAGGCAATTCATCCCCGTCAGCGAGTAACGGCTGCTGAAAATGGCCGCCAACTTCGTTCTCATCTCGCAGGAAATCCTCAACGTACCGCAAGGGTGCGCCTCCGGTTTCTGCTCGTCTGCGGCCTCGTTCGCGGCCATTTTGAGCAGCCGTAATTTGGAAATGAACGAGGATAGCGGGATAGTGGGGCATGGGGATAAAGGAATGGATGCATGAGTGAGAAAGTACAGACAGCGTTACCCCGTTATCACTATACCCCGGTTGCCCCGCTATGACTCCCAATGCCCTCTGTTTCGGTCACGATTATCCCGCCAGCGGGGCGCCTTGTTTCGTACAGGTTGATGAGACAGGGTTGGCGATCGCGTTCGAATCCGAAGGGGGCGATGGAGCACGAGAGGCCGTGCCGTTTGCTGCGCTCAACGTGTCGGCAGGCGGACTCGATCATGACCATCTGGCGGTGAAGTGGATTGGTGCGCAGGGGGAGCGGACTTTGTATCTCAAAGATCCGGACGCGATTCGAGCCTTTCGCCAAGCGGCTCCCGACCATCTGAGTCTTCCTTTTGCTCAGGCTGCCGAGTTGGTGCGGCAGGTGCGTCAGCGTCGCCGGCTCGTGTGGGGCCTGGCCCTGGGGATGCTCCTCTCGACGGTGCTGG of the Nitrospirota bacterium genome contains:
- a CDS encoding TIGR00266 family protein, which codes for MKSEILYPGAFPMVRVELTAGEHIKAESGAMVACSPTIDIESKMEGGFLGALSRKFLTGEKFFFQTLRASRGPGEALLAPTVPGEIVILELDGVNEYMVQKDGFLAGADGIVIESKMQSLSRGLLGGEGFFILKISGKGTLVLNSFGAIHKIELKPDQEYIVDNSHLVAWSSTTSYNIEKATSGWIASVTSGEGFVCRFRGPGLVYIQSRNPGSFGAWIRQFIPVSE